Proteins co-encoded in one Sphingopyxis sp. BE259 genomic window:
- a CDS encoding MBL fold metallo-hydrolase — translation MDAAFTIGRHRVYRLEEWQGGFSPPEALFAEYEEAAFDQQAGDFEPAFFRDGLIYGYLQSWLIDTGSERIIVDTGAGNDKDRPGIPIFGQLTTRFLDGLAAAGFGPGDIDKVFCTHLHIDHVGWNTEWRDGGWQPTFPKARYYFPRADEEAWNPAKTLYATLAGAGVNANVFEDSVQPVIDAGLAELIDDGATIAPGMTAWNSPGHTPGHMVLEVENDGETALFTGDILHHPMQITRPDWNSVYCEDRAVAADTRRRILERASAKGARIVPAHFGAPHSVFVERGDDGTFVPRYR, via the coding sequence ATGGACGCAGCCTTCACTATCGGTCGCCACCGGGTCTATCGCCTGGAAGAGTGGCAAGGCGGCTTCAGCCCGCCCGAAGCACTCTTCGCGGAGTATGAGGAAGCTGCGTTCGACCAGCAGGCGGGCGATTTCGAGCCCGCCTTCTTTCGCGACGGGCTGATCTACGGCTATCTGCAAAGCTGGCTGATTGACACCGGCAGCGAGCGAATCATCGTCGATACCGGGGCGGGCAATGACAAGGACCGCCCCGGCATCCCGATCTTCGGGCAACTGACGACCCGGTTTCTGGACGGTCTTGCGGCTGCGGGGTTCGGGCCGGGCGATATCGACAAGGTGTTTTGCACCCATCTGCACATTGATCATGTGGGATGGAACACCGAATGGCGCGATGGGGGCTGGCAGCCGACGTTTCCCAAGGCGCGATACTATTTTCCGCGGGCCGACGAAGAGGCGTGGAACCCGGCCAAGACGCTTTACGCGACCCTTGCCGGTGCCGGGGTGAACGCAAACGTGTTCGAGGATAGCGTACAGCCGGTGATCGACGCCGGGCTGGCCGAACTGATCGACGATGGCGCCACGATCGCGCCGGGCATGACCGCGTGGAACTCGCCAGGACACACGCCGGGGCATATGGTGTTGGAGGTCGAGAACGACGGCGAAACAGCGCTGTTTACCGGCGACATATTACATCACCCGATGCAGATTACCCGCCCCGACTGGAACAGCGTCTATTGCGAAGATCGTGCCGTGGCCGCCGACACAAGGCGTCGCATTCTCGAACGCGCGAGCGCCAAGGGGGCGCGCATTGTGCCGGCGCATTTCGGCGCCCCGCATTCGGTGTTTGTCGAACGCGGTGACGACGGGACATTCGTGCCGCGCTACCGCTAG